One window of Thiomicrorhabdus lithotrophica genomic DNA carries:
- a CDS encoding nuclease-related domain-containing protein — translation MDVSALISPLFNLFLYVIPAAIIIGLFKSPWFKGKMGEFLVNVVTKVSLDKYQYHLIKDVTLPTEEGGTTQIDHIVVSPYGVFVVETKNMQGWIFGGEFQKQWTQQLNKHSKFSFQNPLYQNHKHVKTLQNLLNLTDEQIHSVVVFIGTSEFKTKMPENVTYGLGYVRFIKSKTERVLSWDEFDSIIEKIESGRLARSIIGVRVKLNPTRPGRY, via the coding sequence ATGGATGTTTCTGCGTTAATTTCACCTTTATTTAATCTGTTTTTATATGTCATACCTGCGGCAATTATTATTGGCTTGTTTAAGTCACCTTGGTTTAAGGGCAAAATGGGCGAGTTTTTGGTTAATGTGGTTACCAAAGTGTCTTTGGATAAATACCAGTACCATTTAATAAAAGATGTCACCTTACCTACTGAAGAGGGTGGAACAACTCAAATTGACCACATTGTGGTTTCACCTTATGGCGTATTTGTTGTGGAAACCAAAAATATGCAGGGTTGGATTTTTGGTGGTGAGTTTCAAAAGCAGTGGACACAACAACTGAATAAACACTCTAAATTTTCTTTTCAAAACCCGCTTTATCAAAACCACAAACACGTTAAAACCCTTCAAAATCTTCTTAATCTAACTGATGAGCAAATTCACTCTGTTGTCGTGTTTATTGGTACAAGTGAATTTAAAACGAAGATGCCTGAAAATGTAACTTACGGCTTAGGTTATGTTCGCTTTATTAAAAGTAAAACAGAACGCGTTTTAAGTTGGGATGAGTTTGATTCAATTATTGAAAAGATTGAATCAGGTCGATTAGCGCGTTCAATAATTGGGGTCAGAGTAAAATTAAATCCTACCAGGCCTGGTAGGTATTGA
- a CDS encoding SurA N-terminal domain-containing protein: MLQAIRDHAQGWIAWVIVGLIILTFALFGIDQYARGDKVVVVAEVNGEDINANQFLTLYNRQQQRLQQQFGDLYDQVVKDEDLRDQVLDALIESEQIRQWAADNGMVISDQQLATAIHSADVFQQDGKFSQKIYEDVLLRNGLNVARFEYEQRQFLSESQYRNLTQGSSFATASEVEQLALLQGQERNVNYLRVDQRPFLKTVSISDEEISESYQKDLAEYVEPEKVSIDYIELSQAKLADKIAVTDEIIEAYYAENKGQFTLPEKRQAKHILITLESDTSEGIAAAEKTVAEVQAKLAAGESFEDLAKTYSKDPGSAETGGDLGTFEQGMMVPEFDEAVFTMQEGQVSEPVKTEFGYHLIKLVKIVAKKAQPLADVKEEVTKQYQMQEAERQYFDLLEQLNTIVYEQSDSLEPAAEATGLEVKTTEMFSREGGSGELLTNSKVLNTAFSDDVLKSKLNSASIEISANNSVVIRVNNYQKSRQKGLEEVSASIKEELTRQAAIAESEKLGSELLAKINAGEAPESLMKDGVEWNTVGWIARNAQNLLPQMVAEAFKTPKPVEGKSSWTQFQLATGDTILLQVTDVKSEALTAEQKAPLKGAFAELFANAELESRLVDLKANSDIVKKEVYKTVK; this comes from the coding sequence ATGTTACAAGCTATTCGTGATCACGCTCAAGGGTGGATTGCTTGGGTGATTGTCGGATTAATTATTTTAACGTTTGCACTATTTGGTATAGACCAATATGCACGTGGAGATAAGGTCGTTGTTGTTGCAGAAGTGAATGGTGAAGACATTAATGCCAATCAATTTTTGACACTCTATAATCGTCAACAACAGAGATTGCAGCAGCAGTTTGGCGATCTTTATGATCAAGTTGTTAAGGATGAAGATTTACGTGACCAGGTTTTAGACGCTTTGATTGAGTCTGAACAGATCCGTCAATGGGCAGCCGATAATGGTATGGTGATTAGCGATCAGCAGCTTGCTACAGCAATACATAGTGCTGATGTTTTTCAGCAAGACGGTAAGTTCTCGCAAAAAATCTATGAAGATGTCTTGTTACGTAACGGTTTAAATGTTGCACGTTTTGAATATGAACAACGCCAGTTTTTGTCTGAAAGCCAGTATCGTAATCTTACTCAAGGTTCTAGCTTTGCAACAGCTTCTGAAGTTGAGCAGTTAGCCTTACTGCAAGGTCAAGAGCGTAACGTAAATTATTTGCGTGTGGATCAGCGTCCTTTCTTAAAAACGGTCTCAATTTCAGACGAAGAAATTTCTGAATCCTATCAAAAAGATTTAGCAGAATATGTTGAGCCTGAAAAAGTCTCTATTGATTACATTGAGCTTTCTCAAGCAAAGTTAGCAGATAAGATTGCAGTAACCGATGAAATTATCGAAGCTTATTATGCTGAGAATAAAGGGCAATTTACATTGCCTGAAAAGCGTCAAGCAAAACACATTCTAATTACCTTAGAGAGTGATACATCTGAAGGTATTGCTGCTGCAGAGAAAACGGTTGCAGAAGTTCAAGCAAAATTAGCGGCTGGTGAATCTTTTGAAGACCTAGCTAAAACCTATTCAAAAGATCCGGGTTCAGCTGAAACAGGCGGTGATTTAGGAACTTTCGAACAAGGTATGATGGTTCCTGAATTTGATGAAGCCGTTTTTACGATGCAAGAAGGGCAAGTAAGTGAACCTGTTAAAACTGAGTTTGGGTACCACCTAATTAAGCTAGTAAAAATCGTTGCAAAAAAAGCGCAACCTTTAGCTGATGTTAAAGAAGAAGTAACCAAACAATATCAAATGCAAGAAGCTGAACGTCAGTATTTTGATCTTTTAGAACAGCTTAATACTATTGTATATGAGCAATCTGATAGTTTAGAACCAGCTGCTGAAGCGACTGGTTTAGAAGTTAAGACTACTGAAATGTTTAGTCGTGAAGGTGGCTCAGGTGAGCTGTTAACAAACTCTAAAGTTCTAAACACAGCCTTTTCAGATGATGTTTTAAAATCAAAGTTAAACAGTGCATCGATAGAGATTTCGGCGAATAATTCTGTGGTAATTCGAGTGAATAATTATCAGAAGTCGCGTCAAAAAGGCTTAGAAGAAGTTTCGGCTTCTATTAAAGAAGAACTTACGCGTCAAGCCGCAATCGCAGAATCTGAAAAATTAGGCAGCGAGTTACTTGCAAAAATTAATGCTGGTGAAGCTCCTGAGTCATTAATGAAAGATGGTGTTGAGTGGAATACTGTTGGCTGGATTGCGCGTAATGCACAAAACCTTTTACCACAAATGGTTGCAGAAGCGTTTAAAACACCAAAACCTGTAGAAGGTAAATCGAGTTGGACGCAATTCCAGCTTGCTACTGGTGATACGATTCTTTTACAGGTAACCGATGTGAAGTCAGAAGCGTTAACAGCAGAACAGAAAGCCCCTTTAAAAGGTGCGTTTGCTGAGTTGTTTGCAAATGCTGAATTAGAATCACGATTAGTTGATTTAAAAGCTAACTCAGACATTGTTAAAAAAGAAGTTTATAAAACGGTTAAATAA
- a CDS encoding cupin domain-containing protein — protein MLIEVISNPSKSFLDEMGVTSWSIWEKEASQFPWTYDMKEVCYILEGEVWVTPRDGEAVKIQAGDFVTFPKGMSCDWNIIQDIRKHYQFI, from the coding sequence ATGCTGATTGAAGTCATATCAAACCCTTCTAAATCCTTTCTTGATGAAATGGGCGTTACTAGCTGGTCTATTTGGGAGAAAGAAGCCTCACAATTTCCATGGACCTATGACATGAAAGAGGTTTGCTATATTCTCGAAGGTGAAGTGTGGGTTACGCCAAGAGATGGAGAAGCCGTCAAAATTCAAGCGGGTGATTTTGTTACTTTCCCAAAAGGTATGTCATGTGATTGGAATATCATCCAAGATATCCGTAAACACTATCAATTCATTTAA
- a CDS encoding response regulator: protein MKKILYVDDANSMRKLVKLVLDNEFDITLAENGQQGYEAIQNNTFDVIISDVNMPIMNGLEFLEKLRAYPSSKFTPVLMLTTEASDELKAEGKRLGATGWIVKPFDPEKLPGLIQRVMN, encoded by the coding sequence ATGAAAAAAATACTGTACGTTGATGATGCCAATTCTATGCGTAAACTCGTCAAACTGGTTTTAGATAATGAATTTGATATTACCTTAGCTGAAAATGGTCAGCAAGGTTATGAGGCTATTCAAAACAATACATTTGACGTCATTATCTCTGATGTAAATATGCCAATAATGAACGGACTAGAATTCTTAGAAAAACTGCGTGCTTATCCTAGTAGCAAATTCACACCTGTATTAATGTTAACCACTGAAGCGAGTGATGAATTAAAAGCCGAAGGTAAACGTTTAGGTGCAACAGGCTGGATAGTAAAACCATTCGATCCTGAAAAACTTCCAGGTCTTATACAAAGGGTTATGAATTAA
- a CDS encoding NADP-dependent isocitrate dehydrogenase: MSEKSKIIYTLTDEAPALATYSFLPMVQAFTGAANVAVETRDISLAGRIIANFADYLTEEQRMGDALAELGDMAKTPEANIIKLPNISASVPQLIEAIKELQNHGYAIPNYPADPQNDKEKEIKATYAKVLGSAVNPVLREGNSDRRAPASVKNFAKKNPHSMGAWSKESKTHVAHMSEGDFYGSEKSITLAEASEFKIEFVAEDGSVTELKGSAPLLAGEVLDASVMSQSALRSFLKEAIAEAKAQGILFSLHMKATMMKVSDPIIFGNAVEVFFADVFAKHADTFAEIGVNVNNGLGDVYSKIASLPADKQAEVEADLAAAIEAGPDMAMVDSDKGITNLHVPSDVIIDASMPAMIRTSGQMWNKDGKQQDTMCVIPDRCYATVYEETIRFCKHYGAFDPTTMGSVPNVGLMAQKAEEYGSHDKTFQASAKGTIRAVDAKGNTLLEQSVEAGDIFRMCQTKDAPIQDWVKLAVSRARATGVPAVFWLDTERAHDHQIIAKVTDYLTHHDTKGLEIHIMAPAEATRFTLRHVKDGKDVISVTGNVLRDYLTDLFPILELGTSAKMLSIVPLMNGGGLFETGAGGSAPKHVQQLIKENHLRWDSLGEFLALAVSLEHLSQTFDNAKAQVLADTLDKATGKFLDTNKSPSREVGELDNRGSHFYLAMYWAQELAAQDADADLKARFAPVAEALTSNEAKIVAELNDAQGSAVDIGGYYQPNTVETAIAMRPSDTLNDIINAI, encoded by the coding sequence ATGTCAGAAAAATCTAAGATTATTTATACCTTAACTGATGAAGCACCAGCGTTAGCTACTTACTCATTCTTACCAATGGTACAAGCCTTTACTGGTGCAGCAAATGTGGCTGTTGAGACGCGTGATATATCACTAGCAGGGCGCATTATCGCCAACTTTGCTGACTATCTAACAGAAGAACAGCGCATGGGTGATGCGTTGGCTGAACTGGGTGATATGGCAAAAACACCAGAAGCTAACATTATCAAATTACCTAATATTTCGGCTTCGGTTCCACAGTTAATTGAAGCAATTAAAGAATTACAGAATCATGGCTATGCCATTCCAAACTATCCTGCAGACCCTCAAAATGACAAAGAAAAAGAGATTAAAGCCACTTACGCCAAAGTACTGGGTTCAGCAGTAAATCCCGTTCTACGTGAAGGAAACTCAGATCGTCGTGCGCCAGCATCGGTTAAAAACTTTGCTAAGAAAAATCCACATTCAATGGGTGCGTGGTCAAAAGAATCTAAAACTCACGTTGCGCATATGTCTGAAGGTGACTTCTATGGTTCTGAAAAATCAATCACATTAGCCGAAGCTTCTGAATTCAAAATTGAATTTGTTGCAGAAGACGGTTCAGTGACGGAACTAAAAGGTTCAGCGCCATTACTAGCAGGTGAGGTATTAGATGCATCGGTTATGAGTCAGTCCGCATTACGTTCTTTCTTAAAAGAAGCGATTGCAGAAGCCAAAGCACAAGGCATCTTGTTCTCGTTACACATGAAAGCCACTATGATGAAAGTCTCTGACCCAATTATCTTTGGTAACGCGGTAGAAGTGTTCTTTGCTGACGTATTTGCAAAACACGCAGATACCTTCGCTGAAATCGGTGTAAACGTCAATAACGGTTTAGGTGATGTATACAGCAAAATCGCTTCTTTACCTGCGGACAAGCAAGCAGAAGTAGAAGCCGATTTAGCAGCGGCAATCGAAGCTGGGCCAGATATGGCCATGGTCGATTCCGATAAAGGTATCACTAACTTACACGTTCCGTCTGATGTCATTATCGATGCCTCTATGCCAGCGATGATTCGTACATCGGGTCAGATGTGGAACAAAGACGGTAAGCAGCAAGATACCATGTGTGTGATTCCTGATCGTTGTTACGCAACCGTTTATGAAGAGACCATCCGTTTCTGTAAGCATTACGGTGCATTTGATCCTACTACAATGGGTTCTGTACCAAACGTCGGTTTAATGGCGCAAAAAGCAGAAGAGTACGGTTCACACGACAAGACTTTCCAAGCGTCTGCTAAAGGAACAATTCGCGCGGTAGATGCTAAAGGTAATACGTTACTAGAGCAGTCAGTAGAAGCGGGCGATATCTTCCGTATGTGTCAAACTAAAGATGCACCGATTCAAGACTGGGTTAAGTTAGCGGTAAGCCGTGCACGTGCAACGGGTGTTCCAGCGGTATTCTGGTTAGATACAGAACGTGCGCATGACCACCAAATCATTGCAAAAGTTACCGACTATTTAACACACCACGATACAAAAGGCCTAGAGATTCACATTATGGCACCAGCAGAAGCAACACGCTTTACGCTACGTCATGTTAAAGATGGTAAAGATGTGATTTCGGTAACAGGTAACGTTTTACGTGACTACCTAACCGATTTATTCCCAATTCTAGAATTGGGAACCTCTGCAAAAATGTTATCAATTGTTCCATTAATGAACGGTGGTGGTCTGTTTGAAACTGGAGCGGGTGGTTCAGCACCAAAACACGTTCAGCAGTTAATCAAAGAAAACCACCTACGTTGGGATTCATTAGGAGAGTTCTTAGCTCTAGCGGTTTCTCTAGAGCACCTGTCACAAACTTTTGATAACGCTAAGGCGCAAGTACTTGCGGATACATTAGATAAAGCAACAGGTAAGTTCCTAGATACTAATAAGTCACCATCACGTGAAGTGGGTGAGTTAGATAACCGTGGCAGCCACTTCTACCTAGCAATGTATTGGGCACAAGAACTCGCTGCTCAAGATGCAGATGCAGACCTTAAAGCCCGCTTTGCACCAGTGGCAGAAGCCTTAACGTCTAACGAAGCGAAGATTGTTGCCGAGTTAAATGATGCACAAGGTTCAGCCGTTGATATTGGTGGGTACTACCAACCAAATACGGTTGAAACCGCGATTGCAATGCGTCCAAGTGACACTTTAAACGATATTATTAACGCGATTTAA
- the mnmA gene encoding tRNA 2-thiouridine(34) synthase MnmA, whose product MDTASNTATDNSKIKVIVGLSGGVDSSVAALLLKQQGYDVEGLFMKNWEGDDTEDYCPAAEDLKDVMAVAEKLDIPVHIENFSGEYWDNVFEHFLAEYKSGRTPNPDILCNKEVKFKAFLQHALSLGADYIATGHYTRVSRDQDGTAHLLKGLDDNKDQSYFLYTLQQHQLQKSMFPVGELEKPEVRKLAEEAGFITHDKKDSTGICFIGERKFKDFLQQFLPAQPGDIVDDQGNVIGKHDGLMYHTLGQRKGLGIGGGHGTGNDPWYAADKDLKNNILVAVQGKQHPLLQHSILTADTLDWVSGECPPLNTPLKAKIRYRQAEQPCQIIEHKDGKIVVQFNEPQTAIAPGQSVVFYIEDDCLGGGIIEQRLHNLDERQ is encoded by the coding sequence ATGGATACAGCTTCAAATACCGCTACAGACAATTCAAAAATCAAAGTCATTGTTGGTCTTTCAGGAGGCGTTGACTCTTCGGTTGCCGCCCTGCTTTTAAAGCAACAAGGTTACGATGTTGAAGGCCTGTTTATGAAAAACTGGGAAGGCGATGATACGGAAGATTATTGCCCTGCCGCAGAAGATTTAAAAGACGTAATGGCGGTTGCTGAAAAGTTAGATATTCCCGTGCATATTGAGAACTTCTCTGGTGAGTATTGGGATAACGTATTTGAGCACTTTTTAGCGGAATACAAATCAGGCCGTACACCTAACCCAGACATTTTATGTAACAAAGAGGTCAAGTTTAAAGCTTTCTTACAACATGCACTCTCTTTAGGTGCGGATTACATAGCAACAGGTCATTACACCAGAGTTTCTCGTGACCAAGATGGGACAGCCCACCTTTTAAAAGGCTTAGATGACAATAAAGACCAAAGTTACTTTCTTTATACACTGCAACAACATCAATTACAAAAATCGATGTTTCCTGTTGGAGAGTTAGAAAAGCCTGAAGTTAGAAAACTAGCCGAAGAGGCTGGCTTTATCACGCACGATAAAAAAGACAGTACTGGAATTTGTTTTATTGGTGAGCGTAAGTTCAAAGACTTTTTGCAACAGTTTTTACCTGCTCAACCTGGCGATATCGTTGATGATCAAGGTAACGTCATTGGTAAACACGATGGTTTGATGTACCACACTTTAGGCCAACGTAAAGGCCTTGGAATTGGCGGTGGCCATGGTACAGGCAATGACCCTTGGTATGCGGCAGATAAAGACTTAAAAAATAATATTCTTGTGGCGGTTCAGGGAAAACAACACCCTTTACTGCAACACTCTATTTTAACGGCTGATACCTTAGACTGGGTTTCGGGTGAATGCCCTCCTTTAAACACGCCGTTAAAAGCCAAAATTCGTTATCGCCAAGCTGAACAGCCTTGCCAAATTATTGAGCATAAAGATGGCAAGATTGTAGTTCAATTTAATGAACCACAAACCGCCATTGCTCCAGGACAATCTGTGGTGTTTTATATTGAAGATGATTGCTTAGGCGGCGGTATTATTGAACAGAGACTACACAATCTTGATGAACGTCAATAA
- a CDS encoding 2OG-Fe(II) oxygenase, whose protein sequence is MNHKKGRVPFIRMKRYLPNTNDSFSEHVDVSNYASAKRFLVFFIYLNDDFEGGETSFKQFNIKAKPKQVRMILFPPMWSWLHQAYSVKGITQNI, encoded by the coding sequence ATGAACCATAAAAAAGGTAGAGTCCCATTTATTCGTATGAAACGCTACCTACCCAATACAAATGATAGCTTTAGCGAACATGTCGATGTATCGAATTACGCATCGGCAAAGCGGTTTTTAGTGTTTTTTATTTATTTGAACGATGATTTTGAAGGTGGAGAAACAAGCTTTAAACAGTTCAATATCAAGGCTAAACCAAAGCAAGTTCGTATGATTTTATTTCCACCTATGTGGAGCTGGTTGCACCAAGCTTATTCCGTTAAGGGTATAACCCAAAATATATAG
- a CDS encoding NERD domain-containing protein, translated as MDVSALISPVFNLFLYVIPAAIIIGLFKSPWFKGKMGEFLVNVVTKVSLDKHQYHLIKDVTLPTEEGGTTQIDHIVVSPYGVFVVETKNMQGWIFGGEFQKQWTQQLNKHSKFPFQNPLYQNHKHVKTLKNLLNLTDEQIHSVVVFIGISEFKTKMPKNVTYGLGYVRFIKSKTKRVLNRDEFDSIIEKIESGRLERSMQTNRVHVQHVNNLVVEKQAAPTCPKCGSAMMLRKAKKGVNAGNEFLGCSRFPSCRETLQL; from the coding sequence ATGGATGTTTCTGCGCTAATTTCACCTGTATTTAATTTGTTTTTATATGTCATACCTGCGGCGATTATTATTGGCTTGTTTAAGTCTCCTTGGTTTAAGGGCAAAATGGGTGAGTTTTTGGTTAATGTGGTTACCAAAGTGTCTTTGGATAAACACCAGTACCATTTAATAAAAGATGTCACCTTACCGACTGAAGAGGGTGGAACAACTCAAATTGACCACATTGTGGTTTCACCTTATGGCGTATTTGTTGTGGAAACCAAAAATATGCAGGGTTGGATATTTGGTGGTGAATTTCAAAAGCAATGGACTCAACAACTGAATAAACATTCTAAATTTCCTTTTCAAAACCCGCTTTATCAAAACCACAAACACGTTAAAACCCTTAAAAACCTCCTTAATCTAACTGATGAGCAAATTCACTCTGTTGTTGTGTTTATTGGTATAAGTGAATTTAAAACGAAGATGCCTAAAAACGTGACTTACGGTTTAGGTTATGTTCGCTTTATTAAAAGTAAAACAAAACGCGTTTTAAATCGGGATGAGTTTGATTCAATTATTGAAAAAATTGAATCAGGTCGATTAGAGCGTTCAATGCAAACGAACAGAGTGCATGTTCAACATGTTAATAATCTCGTGGTTGAAAAGCAGGCTGCGCCTACATGCCCTAAATGTGGAAGTGCCATGATGCTTCGTAAAGCT
- the hflD gene encoding high frequency lysogenization protein HflD, whose protein sequence is MSEYTQQDRTIALIGIYQCSQLVYQLATTGKVDDVAFKTCVNSLFKDEPKSTLDVYGDDVNNIQLGVNTLLAQMSSDAAIQNRNIEITRYVLNLMILAKKLKELESPLNNIFSILETTKLQTEQFGELHENVIASIARAYSENVSNVSPRIMVNGQDGHLKNPRIANKIRCLLLAGIRSALLWYQVEGSRWGLLWSRKKYLQTAQALHRPDNNEPTSLFDSKDQ, encoded by the coding sequence ATGAGTGAATATACACAGCAAGACAGAACAATCGCCTTAATTGGTATTTATCAATGTTCACAACTGGTATATCAACTGGCTACTACAGGTAAAGTTGATGACGTTGCTTTTAAAACTTGTGTGAATTCTTTGTTTAAAGATGAGCCAAAGAGCACATTAGACGTTTATGGTGATGATGTTAATAATATCCAGCTTGGCGTTAATACACTGTTAGCGCAAATGAGTTCTGATGCCGCTATACAAAACCGCAACATTGAAATTACACGCTATGTATTAAATTTAATGATTCTAGCTAAAAAGCTAAAAGAACTAGAAAGCCCTTTAAATAATATATTTTCTATCCTAGAGACCACCAAGCTGCAAACAGAACAGTTTGGTGAATTACATGAAAATGTCATTGCTAGTATTGCTCGAGCTTATTCAGAAAATGTGAGCAACGTCAGTCCCAGAATCATGGTAAATGGTCAGGACGGCCACCTTAAGAACCCTCGCATCGCTAATAAAATTCGTTGTTTGTTACTCGCAGGAATCCGTTCTGCACTACTTTGGTATCAAGTAGAAGGCTCTCGCTGGGGCTTGTTGTGGTCACGTAAAAAATACCTGCAAACAGCTCAAGCATTACACCGACCTGATAATAATGAACCTACCAGTTTATTTGATTCAAAAGATCAATAA
- a CDS encoding rRNA large subunit pseudouridine synthase E codes for MPNLLLFNKPFNVLCQFTDEPEFKDQRQTLADYINQPGFYAAGRLDRDSEGLLLLTNDGKLQQQIANPKTKQPKTYLVQVEGEVTKEAIKQLAQGVQLKDGLTRPAKARKVSEPKWLWERNPPVRERKNIPTNWIELTITEGKNRQVRRMTAAVGFPTLRLIRIQIGKWKLGNLGLGESSLLENQSI; via the coding sequence ATGCCTAACCTACTGCTATTTAATAAACCTTTTAATGTTCTGTGTCAGTTTACGGATGAACCTGAGTTTAAAGATCAACGTCAAACGCTGGCCGATTACATTAATCAACCTGGGTTTTATGCCGCTGGACGTTTAGATCGTGATTCTGAAGGTTTATTGCTGTTAACCAATGACGGTAAGTTACAACAGCAAATTGCCAACCCTAAAACCAAACAGCCCAAAACGTATTTGGTTCAAGTTGAGGGTGAAGTCACTAAAGAAGCGATTAAGCAGTTAGCGCAAGGTGTACAACTTAAAGATGGTTTAACCAGGCCTGCTAAAGCTAGAAAGGTTTCAGAACCTAAGTGGCTTTGGGAACGAAATCCACCTGTTAGAGAGCGTAAAAACATACCGACAAACTGGATTGAGTTAACCATTACCGAAGGTAAAAATCGACAAGTTAGGCGCATGACGGCGGCGGTGGGTTTTCCTACTTTACGTTTGATTCGTATTCAAATTGGTAAATGGAAACTGGGTAATTTAGGTTTAGGTGAATCTAGCCTATTAGAAAACCAGTCTATTTAA